A DNA window from Terriglobia bacterium contains the following coding sequences:
- a CDS encoding MFS transporter → MPRPHQHPAAALAILTGLNFFNYVDRSVLFAVQPLVQTEFHRTDAEFGLLTSAFFFCYMFTAPFIGALADRTQRRGIMIAGALLWSASTLLTALTYDFRTLLVRHTVVGIGEATFATIAPSFLADLFPEAKRGRVLGIFYICIGLGTAVGYIVGGSVSHLYGWRAPFYVAAVPGFILAAALAFIPEPPRGMQDTLPETRERGTIRGLARNGAFWYATLGMALWTFGVGALQVWMPTFLSRIRHEPLEKANLIFGGMTAFNAVVATLIGGWLGDRVLRKNRGAYYSVSSLTMLIAVPAMLVAITSHGGLMYPAMFLTEFLLFLNMAPLNAAVVNSVGAHIRATAIAVNLFTIHLLGDAFSPTLVGFISDRSSLQTGFLAAVVAVAIASAILHYGKRYAPPIKIDESQPAGVAP, encoded by the coding sequence ATGCCCCGCCCGCACCAGCATCCGGCCGCCGCTCTTGCCATCCTCACCGGCCTCAACTTCTTCAACTACGTTGACCGTTCTGTCCTGTTCGCCGTCCAGCCGCTGGTGCAAACCGAATTCCACCGTACCGACGCCGAATTCGGCCTGCTCACCAGCGCCTTTTTCTTCTGCTACATGTTCACCGCGCCTTTCATCGGCGCGCTTGCCGACCGCACCCAGCGGCGCGGCATCATGATTGCCGGCGCCCTTCTCTGGAGCGCCTCCACATTGCTTACCGCGCTGACCTACGATTTCCGTACCCTGCTCGTCCGCCACACCGTCGTCGGCATCGGTGAGGCGACCTTTGCCACCATCGCGCCTTCCTTCCTCGCCGACCTCTTTCCGGAAGCCAAGCGCGGCCGCGTCCTCGGCATTTTCTATATCTGCATCGGCTTGGGCACCGCCGTCGGTTACATTGTCGGGGGCAGCGTCAGCCACTTGTACGGCTGGCGCGCGCCTTTCTACGTCGCCGCCGTTCCCGGTTTCATTCTCGCCGCCGCGCTCGCATTCATTCCCGAGCCTCCGCGCGGCATGCAGGACACGCTTCCCGAAACGCGCGAGCGCGGCACCATCCGCGGCCTTGCCCGCAACGGCGCTTTCTGGTATGCCACCCTCGGCATGGCCTTGTGGACCTTTGGCGTCGGCGCCCTGCAGGTCTGGATGCCGACCTTCCTCTCCCGCATCCGTCACGAGCCTCTGGAGAAAGCCAACCTGATCTTTGGCGGCATGACCGCCTTCAACGCCGTCGTCGCCACCCTCATCGGCGGCTGGCTCGGCGACCGCGTGCTGCGCAAAAATCGCGGCGCCTATTACAGCGTGTCTTCCCTCACCATGCTGATCGCGGTCCCGGCCATGCTCGTCGCCATCACTAGCCATGGCGGCCTGATGTATCCTGCCATGTTCCTTACCGAATTCCTCCTGTTCCTCAACATGGCGCCCCTGAACGCCGCGGTCGTCAATTCCGTCGGCGCCCACATCCGCGCCACCGCCATCGCCGTCAATCTGTTCACCATTCATCTGCTCGGTGACGCTTTTTCGCCCACCCTCGTCGGCTTCATTTCCGACCGCAGTTCGCTGCAGACCGGATTTCTCGCCGCGGTGGTCGCCGTCGCCATTGCTTCCGCCATCCTGCATTACGGAAAGCGTTACGCACCGCCCATCAAGATCGACGAATCGCAGCCCGCCGGAGTCGCCCCATGA